The Triticum dicoccoides isolate Atlit2015 ecotype Zavitan chromosome 6A, WEW_v2.0, whole genome shotgun sequence genome has a window encoding:
- the LOC119314199 gene encoding probable carboxylesterase 15 has protein sequence MPVAVAASGDTNVVEDLYGILRVLSDGTVVRSPDPPEFCPVTFPCDHPSVQWKEAVYDKGKNLRVRMYKPSGGGEQAGRKLPVLVHFHGGGFCLGSCTWGNFHSFCLRLAAEAGAVVLSAGYRLAPEHRLPAALDDAAGFLEWLCEQSVSTEAEDGWLTEAADFGRVFVTGDSAGGTLAHHLAVSAGSATPKHGDDVDSITIKGYILLMPFFGGVDRTRSEAVEFPLAEEPFLNLAVLDRFWRLSLPEGASRDHPIANPFGADSPGLGSVKFPPVLVVSSGTDLLHDRTVDYAERLAGMGKPVKVVDFPNDPHGFFTQDPWSETTGELIRLVSVFVVDSCVAVAAPKTA, from the coding sequence ATGCCGGTCGCCGTGGCTGCCTCCGGCGACACAAACGTCGTGGAGGACCTCTACGGCATCCTCCGTGTACTCAGCGACGGCACCGTTGTCCGGTCACCGGACCCGCCGGAGTTTTGCCCCGTCACCTTCCCCTGCGACCACCCTTCCGTGCAGTGGAAGGAGGCCGTCTACGATAAGGGCAAGAACCTCCGCGTCCGCATGTACAAGCCGTCGGGCGGCGGTGAGCAGGCCGGCCGGAAGCTGCCGGTGCTCGTCCACTTCCATGGCGGGGGCTTCTGTCTCGGCTCGTGCACGTGGGGAAACTTCCACAGCTTCTGCCTCCGCCTCGCCGCGGAGGCCGGCGCCGTCGTGCTCTCCGCCGGGTACCGCCTCGCTCCGGAGCACCGCCTCCCCGCGGCCCTCGACGATGCGGCAGGCTTCTTAGAATGGCTCTGCGAGCAATCCGTGAGCACCGAGGCCGAGGACGGGTGGCTCACGGAGGCGGCCGACTTTGGCCGCGTGTTCGTCACCGGCGACTCGGCGGGCGGGACCTTAGCGCACCACCTCGCCGTTAGCGCCGGGTCGGCCACGCCCAAACACGGCGATGACGTCGACTCGATCACGATCAAAGGCTACATCCTGCTCATGCCGTTCTTCGGCGGTGTGGACCGGACGCGGTCGGAGGCGGTGGAGTTCCCGTTGGCGGAAGAGCCGTTCCTCAACCTGGCCGTGCTGGACCGATTCTGGCGGCTCTCGCTGCCGGAGGGCGCCAGCAGGGACCACCCGATCGCCAACCCGTTCGGGGCGGACAGCCCTGGGCTGGGCTCGGTGAAGTTCCCGCCGGTCCTCGTCGTTTCCAGCGGCACCGACTTGCTGCACGACCGCACCGTTGACTACGCGGAGCGGCTGGCCGGGATGGGGAAGCCGGTGAAGGTCGTGGATTTCCCCAACGACCCACACGGGTTCTTCACGCAGGACCCGTGGTCCGAGACCACCGGCGAGCTGATCCGGCTCGTCAGCGTGTTCGTTGTCGACAGCTGCGTCGCCGTCGCGGCGCCAAAGACGGCTTGA